One segment of Pseudomonas sp. FP2196 DNA contains the following:
- a CDS encoding phage tail assembly protein: MSWMPPKHDLLSPITDDDGAQIEQIQLKPLFYAAQKEALERAGDDEDDQFFELALLATGLSVKELDQLKRPDYVSIAQYVHEMSTRPASHFLDQVEDAEKTDDPDQIQLLQPLAVTGRTVTSLSLEMPALRATKVMKKLKTAKERAEFITAHCTGLMIPDLAQLTVPDWTQLQVRIDDFLNQPAAYFRNATSK, encoded by the coding sequence ATGTCGTGGATGCCACCCAAGCATGATCTGTTGTCGCCAATCACCGACGATGACGGCGCGCAGATCGAGCAGATCCAGCTCAAGCCACTGTTCTACGCCGCGCAGAAAGAAGCGCTGGAACGCGCTGGCGATGACGAAGACGATCAGTTCTTCGAACTGGCGCTGCTGGCCACCGGCCTGTCGGTCAAGGAACTCGACCAGCTCAAACGTCCGGACTACGTAAGCATCGCCCAGTATGTACACGAAATGTCGACGCGCCCGGCGTCGCACTTTCTCGATCAGGTCGAGGACGCGGAAAAAACCGACGATCCCGATCAGATCCAGCTGCTGCAACCGCTCGCCGTCACCGGCCGCACTGTAACGTCGCTGAGCCTGGAAATGCCGGCACTGCGAGCCACCAAAGTGATGAAGAAACTGAAAACGGCCAAGGAACGCGCCGAGTTCATCACCGCCCATTGCACCGGCCTGATGATCCCCGATCTGGCGCAATTGACCGTCCCTGACTGGACTCAGTTGCAGGTGCGCATAGACGATTTTTTAAACCAGCCGGCGGCCTACTTTCGGAACGCGACATCGAAGTAA
- a CDS encoding phage tail tape measure protein: MLTASGKVVLLTTAIDALSVTLSALRALPQAASAEAKSESSGGQKTPEKSSTGAELPETRKAAIAMDSAAATLASVAQLSRNDGKDMALTSLKMASATLVAAGGTTGVELVKIETLAAKAGVGSEAVNDEGKKRELLTFASDAAITASAFKVTGLEAGEMLKVWRTSMKLSRDQALDLADAANHLGKMPGDVQAGAIGSVLQQSGEAAVGAGFQPEQAAALSAALLNSGLKKDDAGSALKNISDALAKGDQASGAEKAAWNQLGLDPKAVAQAMRDPEHKGLQKGAVISVLAALNNKSPEERSTLSRTLFADSGSAVLSLSGDLSRVNDAFLQVSDKTLYATSKLKEKGSVRESAMALANTQQGQLNIKNAREERLSVAKGNALAPDIETPGESHSVDQLSELAETYPKTTGVALTAAAWIKPVFDFVLDAVVGELKDRVGKGIVDKAASRLPGRSGLAPSAAAAVTGVAETQGAALASRTANAGNGLKILEQTARSAAPRLEPLVASIQPVSRAMPGPMRALMGASMVAEGVASGDKQQIGKGLGAAGGAWAGALTGSSMGATLGSPGLAPGMALGSVIGGLIGGWLGFEGGGFLGEKLMTTAPDKLAPPAEVAKDLAGAQTQNQQVSFSPTIQVTCPAPDTAQQIHSIIEQQISGQFHGQFMPLLMGGNPLGTRRDAALTDGAGT; the protein is encoded by the coding sequence TTGCTGACGGCCAGCGGAAAAGTCGTGCTGCTGACGACGGCAATCGATGCATTGAGCGTGACTCTGTCCGCATTGCGTGCGTTGCCACAGGCAGCGAGTGCCGAAGCGAAGAGTGAGTCATCCGGTGGGCAGAAAACACCGGAAAAATCTTCCACGGGAGCTGAGCTTCCCGAGACGCGCAAGGCAGCGATTGCCATGGATTCGGCGGCGGCCACTCTTGCGAGTGTGGCGCAGCTTTCCCGCAACGACGGGAAAGACATGGCACTCACGAGCCTGAAAATGGCCAGTGCCACCTTGGTGGCTGCCGGAGGCACTACCGGGGTCGAGCTGGTCAAGATTGAAACCCTGGCAGCCAAGGCGGGAGTCGGCAGCGAAGCGGTAAACGACGAGGGCAAGAAACGCGAATTGCTGACGTTTGCCAGCGATGCGGCCATCACTGCATCGGCATTCAAGGTTACGGGGTTGGAAGCCGGCGAAATGTTGAAGGTCTGGCGCACCTCGATGAAGCTTTCGCGCGATCAAGCCCTTGATTTGGCGGATGCGGCCAATCATCTCGGCAAAATGCCCGGAGATGTCCAGGCAGGGGCTATCGGTTCTGTCTTGCAGCAGTCGGGTGAAGCTGCCGTCGGCGCAGGCTTTCAACCCGAACAAGCGGCGGCGTTGTCGGCGGCGCTGTTGAACAGCGGCCTGAAGAAAGACGATGCCGGTAGCGCACTGAAGAACATTTCCGATGCGTTGGCCAAGGGCGATCAAGCGTCCGGGGCTGAAAAGGCTGCTTGGAATCAATTAGGCCTGGATCCCAAGGCAGTCGCGCAAGCCATGCGCGATCCCGAGCACAAGGGCTTGCAGAAAGGCGCCGTTATCTCGGTACTGGCGGCTCTGAATAACAAATCACCGGAAGAGCGCTCGACGTTGTCCCGGACATTGTTTGCGGACAGTGGCAGTGCGGTGCTCTCGTTGTCCGGGGACTTGAGCAGGGTGAATGATGCCTTCTTGCAGGTGAGCGACAAGACCCTGTACGCGACATCGAAGCTCAAGGAAAAAGGCTCGGTCAGAGAGTCCGCGATGGCCCTTGCCAATACCCAGCAGGGGCAGTTGAACATAAAAAATGCCCGTGAGGAGCGCTTGTCGGTCGCCAAAGGCAATGCGCTGGCGCCCGATATCGAAACGCCGGGTGAGAGTCATTCGGTAGACCAACTGAGCGAACTGGCCGAAACCTACCCGAAAACCACGGGAGTGGCTCTGACGGCGGCAGCCTGGATCAAACCGGTGTTCGATTTCGTGCTCGATGCAGTTGTCGGGGAGCTGAAAGATCGGGTTGGCAAAGGGATCGTGGATAAAGCTGCCAGTCGGCTCCCCGGTCGTTCAGGGCTCGCCCCATCCGCAGCAGCTGCAGTGACCGGCGTGGCTGAAACGCAGGGCGCTGCTCTTGCCAGCCGGACAGCAAATGCCGGCAACGGTTTGAAGATACTGGAACAGACTGCAAGGTCTGCTGCTCCGAGGCTGGAGCCTTTGGTTGCCTCGATACAGCCGGTGTCGCGTGCAATGCCCGGGCCGATGAGGGCGCTGATGGGGGCCTCCATGGTCGCCGAAGGTGTTGCCAGCGGTGACAAACAACAGATTGGCAAAGGCCTCGGCGCCGCCGGTGGTGCGTGGGCCGGCGCGCTTACCGGTAGCTCGATGGGCGCGACCCTGGGAAGTCCCGGGCTGGCGCCGGGCATGGCACTTGGGAGTGTCATTGGTGGACTGATCGGGGGATGGCTGGGCTTTGAAGGGGGAGGTTTTTTGGGGGAGAAACTGATGACTACCGCGCCGGACAAACTCGCCCCGCCGGCCGAAGTCGCCAAAGACCTGGCTGGCGCACAGACGCAAAATCAGCAGGTTTCCTTCTCTCCGACGATCCAGGTCACCTGTCCTGCCCCCGACACTGCCCAACAGATTCATTCGATTATCGAGCAACAGATTTCCGGTCAATTCCATGGCCAATTCATGCCGCTGCTGATGGGCGGTAACCCACTCGGGACGCGTCGTGATGCAGCCCTGACTGACGGAGCCGGTACATGA
- a CDS encoding tail protein X, translated as MRKVRSVAGDSLNLLLYRETGRSDDSAEEALWTLNPTLAEHGSILPAGVWVTLPELDSKPAAIKPVLAWD; from the coding sequence ATGCGTAAGGTACGAAGCGTGGCCGGTGATTCGCTGAATTTGTTGCTGTACCGCGAAACCGGTCGCAGCGATGACAGCGCCGAAGAAGCCCTGTGGACACTCAACCCGACCCTGGCCGAGCACGGCTCGATCCTGCCGGCAGGTGTCTGGGTGACGCTGCCGGAGCTCGACAGCAAACCGGCCGCAATCAAACCGGTTCTGGCCTGGGACTAA
- a CDS encoding DUF4376 domain-containing protein yields MKFATFDENGTLIGRYDSRIHSVIPENAVELDEAVFLATRADTDGIWKLVDGDVVKLPVPEVETNYAALFAAERFAREASGITVDGVSIETTRDSQALIASTGLSAILDPEYRCNFKTLDGFVQINATQILAIAKAVRAHVQACFDRELALLQAIEAGTYTDDLLKGGWPDSAPATLISALQ; encoded by the coding sequence ATGAAGTTCGCAACATTTGATGAGAATGGAACGCTGATCGGGCGTTATGACTCACGTATTCATAGCGTTATTCCTGAGAACGCAGTAGAACTTGACGAAGCAGTATTTCTGGCGACAAGAGCGGATACAGATGGTATCTGGAAGCTGGTCGATGGTGACGTAGTCAAACTACCTGTTCCGGAGGTCGAAACGAATTACGCCGCATTGTTCGCAGCGGAGCGTTTCGCACGAGAGGCATCAGGTATCACCGTAGACGGCGTGAGCATCGAGACAACGCGTGATAGTCAGGCACTGATCGCCAGTACCGGACTGTCGGCGATTCTCGACCCCGAGTATCGCTGCAATTTCAAAACGCTGGACGGGTTTGTCCAGATCAACGCAACGCAAATTCTGGCCATTGCCAAAGCTGTCCGTGCTCACGTCCAGGCCTGTTTCGACCGTGAGCTGGCGTTGTTGCAGGCGATTGAAGCTGGCACTTACACGGATGACTTGCTCAAGGGAGGCTGGCCCGATTCTGCACCAGCGACACTCATCTCAGCGCTTCAATAA
- a CDS encoding phage tail protein, protein MKQQMALGSFIFGLSRDFAYSTLARKSEGGWTDLQILNSKPRSHQTGQKPETLTITGTSMYAVAMERLDELRALQALRVPLPLIDGIGRNWGLWRINSIDENQSEVIDDGTAMVIKWVIGLSEFNNA, encoded by the coding sequence ATGAAACAACAAATGGCGCTGGGCAGTTTCATCTTCGGCCTGTCCCGGGATTTTGCCTACAGCACGCTGGCGCGCAAATCCGAGGGTGGCTGGACTGATCTGCAGATCCTCAACAGCAAACCCAGGTCCCACCAGACAGGCCAGAAACCCGAAACCCTGACCATTACCGGCACCTCGATGTACGCCGTGGCGATGGAGCGGCTCGATGAGCTGCGTGCGCTGCAAGCGTTGAGAGTACCGCTGCCGTTGATTGACGGCATTGGTCGCAACTGGGGTTTGTGGCGAATCAACAGCATCGATGAAAACCAGAGCGAGGTCATCGATGACGGCACCGCGATGGTGATCAAGTGGGTGATCGGATTGTCGGAGTTCAACAATGCGTAA
- a CDS encoding phage tail protein: protein MADTDSKPKTSVLITGIDELSPKLGALRAKVESFKKNLEQTGLGKLDISGLFKGGSVITPFVEGIKSAAAFQGKLSDVSETAKTVDLPAAPKTAAQNMNVFTASMEKVSSAVDAALVPAVGALVVGLEPMLTQVGSLLADNPQLVEGLAGGAIAFSAMQTAVTGATQVFDVMSMVLKTNPIMLIAMGIAVAAGLIVANWTPISAFFTGLWEGVKNAGASAMATLRSVLDWQPLATLAALWQPVTGFFSGIWDKVKAVTAPVIDFFKSVFSWSPAGMIVENWGPLTGLFSAIWELLQALSVPVMAFLKGLFDWTPLGMIINNWGAITGFFASIWTALQPAAQVIKDFFRTLFDFSPLGMIVNNWGSIVTFFEPIWTALQTSAQQIKSFFQGLFEWSPLEQIAMYWQPISEVFSALWGLVQAMATPVLEFLHTMFEWTPLGQIIKNWGPITEWFGQLWQKLQTVIAPIKELFDGGFAGLIAKVTGKVETLTQAQRQTNAEGKGELAPAFFGADPQVSSSGTLQGGTLPQSSSALIQQSAANNRTQLEGGLTVRFENAPAGLRTDQPQTNQPGLALSSRIGYRSLSAGGSNELA, encoded by the coding sequence ATGGCAGACACAGATAGCAAACCGAAAACCTCGGTGCTGATTACTGGCATCGATGAGCTGTCGCCCAAACTCGGAGCCCTTCGGGCCAAGGTCGAGAGCTTCAAGAAAAATCTCGAGCAGACCGGTCTAGGCAAACTCGACATCAGCGGATTGTTCAAGGGCGGCAGCGTGATCACGCCGTTCGTGGAAGGGATCAAGTCGGCGGCAGCCTTTCAGGGCAAGTTGAGCGACGTCAGCGAGACGGCAAAAACCGTCGATCTGCCCGCCGCGCCGAAAACCGCTGCGCAGAACATGAATGTGTTTACAGCGTCGATGGAGAAGGTGTCCTCGGCGGTGGATGCCGCGCTGGTGCCGGCGGTTGGCGCGTTGGTGGTCGGGCTTGAGCCGATGTTGACCCAGGTAGGCAGCTTGCTCGCCGACAACCCGCAACTGGTCGAAGGACTGGCGGGGGGGGCGATCGCCTTCTCGGCGATGCAAACCGCGGTTACCGGGGCAACGCAAGTGTTCGACGTGATGAGCATGGTGCTCAAGACCAACCCGATCATGCTGATTGCCATGGGCATTGCCGTGGCTGCCGGTTTGATCGTGGCCAACTGGACGCCGATTTCGGCGTTCTTCACGGGGTTGTGGGAGGGCGTGAAAAACGCCGGGGCGAGTGCGATGGCGACATTGCGCTCGGTACTTGACTGGCAGCCGCTGGCGACGCTTGCGGCGCTGTGGCAACCGGTCACGGGATTCTTCTCGGGGATCTGGGACAAGGTCAAAGCGGTTACCGCGCCGGTGATCGACTTCTTCAAATCGGTATTTTCGTGGTCGCCAGCCGGCATGATCGTGGAAAACTGGGGGCCGTTGACCGGCCTGTTCTCGGCGATCTGGGAATTGCTCCAAGCCTTGAGTGTGCCGGTGATGGCGTTCCTCAAAGGTCTGTTCGACTGGACGCCCCTGGGCATGATCATCAACAACTGGGGGGCGATCACGGGGTTCTTCGCCTCAATCTGGACGGCACTGCAACCAGCGGCACAAGTCATCAAGGACTTTTTCCGCACGCTGTTCGACTTCTCCCCGCTGGGAATGATCGTCAACAACTGGGGCAGTATCGTCACCTTCTTCGAGCCGATCTGGACCGCGCTGCAAACCTCGGCGCAACAGATCAAAAGCTTCTTCCAGGGCTTGTTCGAATGGTCGCCGCTGGAACAGATCGCGATGTACTGGCAGCCGATCAGTGAAGTGTTTTCGGCGCTGTGGGGCCTGGTGCAAGCCATGGCCACACCGGTGCTGGAGTTTCTTCACACGATGTTCGAATGGACGCCGTTGGGGCAGATCATCAAGAACTGGGGGCCGATCACCGAGTGGTTTGGCCAGTTGTGGCAAAAGCTGCAAACCGTGATTGCGCCGATCAAGGAGCTGTTTGACGGCGGCTTTGCCGGGTTAATCGCCAAGGTCACCGGCAAGGTCGAGACCCTGACACAAGCGCAACGCCAGACCAATGCCGAAGGCAAAGGCGAACTGGCACCGGCGTTCTTCGGTGCAGATCCGCAAGTGTCGTCCAGCGGTACGTTGCAGGGCGGCACGCTGCCCCAAAGCTCCAGCGCCCTGATCCAGCAAAGCGCCGCCAACAACCGCACACAACTCGAAGGCGGCCTGACCGTGCGCTTCGAAAATGCGCCGGCGGGGCTGCGTACCGATCAACCGCAAACCAATCAACCGGGCCTGGCGCTGTCTTCGCGCATTGGCTATCGCTCGCTGTCGGCAGGAGGTTCCAATGAACTGGCGTGA
- a CDS encoding phage major tail tube protein codes for MFTNRVRQAIAATLQGLPLSATVEEFTPPKIDFEMENMTGGRFIIEEMAKSAKALNAQIKLQGTGAEVLLAMGVKLGDDILLNVREAGQDQDGNTWFTYHTIGGKLKTMGEDAIKMGGKALTTLDFSCRTYTRLENGIPVIDIDVRTQKFVLNGVDILGDARRAVLMP; via the coding sequence ATGTTTACCAACCGCGTAAGACAGGCCATCGCGGCCACCCTGCAAGGCCTGCCGCTGTCGGCGACCGTAGAAGAATTTACTCCGCCGAAGATTGATTTCGAGATGGAGAACATGACCGGTGGCCGATTCATCATTGAAGAAATGGCCAAGAGTGCCAAGGCGCTCAATGCTCAGATCAAGCTGCAAGGCACGGGCGCAGAAGTGTTGCTCGCCATGGGCGTGAAACTGGGCGACGACATCCTGCTGAACGTGCGTGAAGCCGGTCAGGATCAGGACGGCAATACCTGGTTCACCTACCACACCATTGGCGGCAAGCTCAAAACCATGGGTGAAGACGCTATCAAAATGGGTGGCAAAGCCCTGACGACCCTGGACTTCTCCTGCCGCACCTACACCCGCCTGGAAAACGGCATTCCGGTGATCGACATCGACGTGCGCACCCAGAAGTTCGTGCTCAACGGCGTCGACATCCTCGGTGATGCACGTCGTGCGGTGCTGATGCCGTAA
- a CDS encoding phage tail sheath subtilisin-like domain-containing protein, which translates to MAIGFSNIPADIRVPLFYAEMDNSAANSASSTLRRLIVAQVNDNIAPTEVGKLVLVSSVALAKSIGGQGSMLASMYETFRKADPIGEIWCLPLHNAEGAIAKGVLTLTGTATQAGVLNLYVGGVRVQATVVNGATAAQAATALAQKINATADLPVSAAAAEGVVTLSAKWTGDSGNDISLQFNRLGKSNGEDTPAGLTTAITAMTGGAGVPDQVAAIAALGDEPFEFIALPWSDLSTLNTWQAVMDDSTGRWSWAKQLFGHVYSAKRGTVGTLVAAGQARNDQHMTIQALEPGVPQPFWVQAAALAARTAVFISADASRPTQSGSLPGVDPAPASERFTLTERQSLLNYGIATAYYEGGYVRIQRSITTYQKNAYGQADNSYLDSETMHQSAFIVRRLQSVITSKYGRHKLASDGTRFGAGQPIVTPATIRGELIAQYAKLELEGHVENAELFAEHLIVERDVQDPSRVNVLFPPDYINGLRVFALLNQFRLQYDDAA; encoded by the coding sequence ATGGCGATCGGATTCAGCAACATCCCCGCGGACATTCGTGTACCGCTGTTCTATGCCGAAATGGACAACTCGGCCGCCAATAGTGCGAGCTCGACCCTGCGTCGTTTGATCGTGGCTCAGGTCAACGACAACATCGCCCCGACTGAAGTCGGCAAACTGGTTTTGGTCTCCAGCGTGGCGCTGGCAAAAAGCATCGGTGGCCAGGGCTCGATGCTCGCCTCGATGTACGAGACCTTCCGCAAGGCCGACCCGATCGGCGAGATCTGGTGCCTGCCGCTGCACAACGCTGAAGGCGCCATCGCCAAAGGTGTGCTGACCCTGACCGGCACCGCGACTCAGGCTGGCGTGCTCAACCTGTATGTTGGCGGCGTGCGTGTGCAAGCCACCGTGGTCAACGGTGCCACCGCGGCACAAGCAGCGACTGCGCTGGCGCAGAAAATCAACGCCACGGCTGATCTGCCGGTGAGCGCTGCGGCTGCCGAAGGTGTAGTGACCCTGTCCGCCAAATGGACCGGCGACAGCGGCAACGACATCAGCCTGCAATTCAATCGCCTGGGCAAGAGCAACGGCGAAGACACCCCGGCCGGCCTGACCACTGCAATCACTGCCATGACCGGCGGCGCCGGTGTGCCGGATCAGGTGGCAGCGATTGCCGCACTGGGCGACGAGCCGTTCGAGTTCATCGCACTGCCATGGTCCGATCTGTCGACCCTCAACACCTGGCAAGCGGTCATGGACGACAGCACCGGTCGCTGGTCGTGGGCCAAGCAACTGTTTGGTCATGTCTACAGCGCCAAGCGCGGTACCGTCGGCACTCTGGTGGCGGCCGGTCAGGCGCGTAACGACCAGCACATGACCATTCAGGCGCTGGAGCCGGGTGTTCCGCAACCGTTCTGGGTACAAGCCGCTGCACTGGCGGCGCGCACTGCGGTGTTCATCTCCGCCGACGCCAGCCGTCCGACCCAGAGCGGCAGCCTGCCGGGTGTCGACCCTGCTCCGGCGAGCGAGCGTTTCACCCTGACCGAGCGTCAGTCGCTGCTCAACTACGGCATCGCCACTGCGTACTACGAAGGCGGTTACGTGCGCATCCAGCGTTCGATCACCACCTACCAGAAAAACGCTTACGGCCAGGCCGACAACTCCTACCTGGACAGCGAAACCATGCACCAGTCGGCGTTCATCGTGCGTCGTCTGCAAAGCGTGATCACCAGCAAATACGGTCGGCACAAACTGGCCTCCGACGGCACCCGCTTCGGCGCCGGCCAGCCAATCGTCACGCCTGCGACCATTCGCGGTGAACTGATCGCCCAGTACGCCAAGCTGGAACTGGAAGGCCACGTCGAGAACGCCGAACTGTTCGCCGAGCACCTGATCGTCGAGCGCGACGTGCAGGACCCGAGCCGCGTGAACGTGCTGTTCCCGCCGGATTACATCAACGGTCTGCGCGTGTTCGCACTGCTCAACCAATTCCGTCTGCAGTACGACGACGCGGCTTGA
- a CDS encoding phage late control D family protein — MAQGFTPAIEIYGANKDLLNQRLISWEHIDAAGMESDQLTLVIDLEGLEGLPTLGGTIGLRVGYLESGLVEKGQFKVTRLTPTLFPLRLTLVATAAPFSGKDETRFKERRTASHGPTTLGALFRQLVSPHGFSPRVDPELALIRIAHVDQSNETDMSFITRLALKYDAVAKPFNDLYVLAKPAQLKNLSGQVIPDVRLSVTSNNRPGDHAFISATLEETARTQNQGCKTCFWDIAAGKLREVITGSEPYKVIRQKQASEEEAKAIGEAEVRKMLRQKYKLKVTCPGDPLLAAEGLLVLDDTWPDFMRGRWSIEKVTASGKREESYRCLIEATGLDPKA, encoded by the coding sequence ATGGCACAGGGATTTACACCGGCAATCGAAATCTACGGCGCCAACAAGGACCTGCTGAACCAGCGCCTGATCAGTTGGGAACACATTGATGCTGCCGGGATGGAGTCCGATCAACTGACATTGGTGATCGACCTGGAAGGCCTTGAAGGCTTGCCGACCTTGGGCGGAACAATCGGCCTGCGGGTGGGCTATCTGGAGTCCGGGCTGGTCGAAAAGGGCCAGTTCAAGGTGACTCGACTGACCCCGACGCTGTTCCCGTTGCGCTTGACGCTGGTCGCTACCGCAGCGCCTTTCAGCGGCAAGGATGAGACCCGATTCAAGGAACGGCGCACGGCGAGTCATGGCCCCACCACCCTTGGAGCACTGTTTCGCCAGTTGGTCTCGCCGCACGGTTTTTCGCCGCGCGTCGATCCCGAACTGGCGCTGATCCGGATTGCTCATGTTGATCAGTCGAACGAAACCGACATGAGCTTCATCACGCGACTGGCGCTCAAGTACGACGCGGTGGCCAAACCGTTCAACGACCTCTACGTACTGGCGAAACCTGCGCAGCTGAAAAACCTGTCGGGCCAGGTGATACCGGACGTCAGGCTGTCGGTGACCAGTAACAATCGACCGGGTGATCACGCCTTCATCAGCGCCACACTGGAAGAGACCGCTCGTACCCAGAACCAGGGTTGCAAGACCTGCTTCTGGGACATCGCCGCCGGCAAACTGCGCGAGGTGATAACCGGTTCTGAGCCCTACAAGGTCATTCGCCAGAAACAGGCCAGTGAAGAAGAAGCCAAAGCCATCGGCGAAGCCGAAGTGCGCAAGATGCTGCGCCAGAAATACAAGCTGAAGGTCACCTGCCCGGGCGATCCGCTGCTGGCTGCCGAAGGCCTGTTGGTACTCGATGACACTTGGCCAGACTTCATGCGCGGTCGCTGGTCGATCGAAAAAGTCACCGCCAGCGGCAAGCGCGAGGAAAGCTATCGCTGCCTGATCGAGGCCACCGGCCTCGACCCCAAAGCCTGA
- a CDS encoding phage tail tube protein yields MGQLIAGTCYVKVDGAQLTINGGCEAPLMAVKRETVVPGFYKETDIAPSFKVTALHTADFPLKKLIEGTDITVTCEFSNGKVYVLAGAYLVEEPVSKGDDATIELKFEGIKGTWQ; encoded by the coding sequence ATGGGTCAACTGATTGCAGGCACCTGCTACGTCAAAGTCGACGGCGCACAACTGACTATCAATGGCGGCTGCGAAGCCCCGCTGATGGCGGTAAAACGCGAAACCGTCGTACCCGGCTTCTACAAGGAAACCGACATCGCACCGTCGTTCAAAGTGACCGCGCTGCACACCGCCGACTTCCCGCTGAAGAAGCTGATCGAAGGCACCGACATCACCGTCACCTGCGAATTCAGCAACGGCAAAGTCTACGTGCTGGCCGGTGCGTACCTGGTTGAAGAGCCAGTCTCCAAAGGCGATGACGCCACCATCGAACTGAAATTCGAAGGCATCAAGGGGACCTGGCAATGA
- a CDS encoding DUF2635 domain-containing protein gives MSNRITVVPAAGRAVPDPEAGDLLPLEGREVLDSAWWRRRLADGDITLKTAKAAKPQGAK, from the coding sequence ATGAGCAATCGCATCACCGTAGTGCCGGCCGCTGGCCGTGCCGTGCCGGACCCGGAGGCGGGCGATCTGCTGCCTCTCGAAGGCCGTGAAGTGCTGGACAGCGCCTGGTGGCGCCGACGTCTGGCCGACGGCGATATCACACTCAAAACCGCAAAAGCGGCTAAACCACAGGGAGCCAAATAA
- a CDS encoding phage tail assembly protein, protein MSGAVKLQVAIEAHGEPLTELVLRRPTVQEVRAIKALPYKIDKSEEVSLDMDVAAKYIAVCAGIPPSSVNQLDLADLNALSWAVASFFMSAASEPSPT, encoded by the coding sequence ATGAGCGGCGCCGTGAAGCTTCAAGTTGCGATCGAAGCTCACGGCGAGCCCCTGACCGAACTCGTCCTGCGCCGTCCGACGGTGCAGGAAGTGCGAGCGATCAAGGCGCTGCCGTACAAGATCGACAAGAGCGAAGAAGTCAGCCTCGACATGGACGTGGCGGCCAAATACATCGCCGTGTGCGCCGGCATTCCGCCGTCGTCGGTCAACCAGTTGGATCTGGCTGATCTCAACGCGCTGAGCTGGGCCGTTGCGAGTTTTTTCATGAGTGCGGCGTCGGAGCCATCACCGACCTGA
- a CDS encoding phage tail protein: MAEVLNFEHNGITVNATESPEAMGGLGDNVIGLVGTAPKADPLIPRNAPFRINSFTTHALLDPTGSEEGTLYHAVYQILKVVKVPVYVVIVEAGATPADTVNAVIGGVEPATGRKLGLAALGSVPEDLTIIGAPGFTGTKAVASEFASFGKRIKARVVLDGKDVSVADQVLYSQELGGADLGFDRCLVVHNMPAVYSKAAKKNVFLAPSSLAIAALAKVKQWESPGNQVTYAEDVSRVVEYNILDTSTEGDLLNRYGVSYYARTVLGGFSLLGNRSITGKFISYVGLEDAISRKLVKAGQKAMAKNLTKSFMDQEVKRINDWLQTLVADETIPGGSVYLHPELNSVEKYKNGTWYVVIDYGRYAPNEHMVYQLNARDEIIEQFLEDVL; this comes from the coding sequence ATGGCTGAGGTTCTGAACTTCGAGCACAACGGCATTACCGTCAATGCCACTGAATCCCCCGAGGCCATGGGTGGCCTGGGTGACAACGTCATCGGTCTGGTCGGCACCGCGCCGAAGGCTGATCCGCTGATTCCGCGTAACGCCCCGTTCCGCATCAACAGCTTCACCACCCACGCGCTGCTCGATCCGACCGGTTCGGAAGAGGGCACCCTGTACCACGCGGTTTACCAGATCCTCAAAGTGGTCAAGGTGCCGGTGTACGTGGTGATCGTCGAGGCGGGCGCGACTCCGGCCGACACGGTCAACGCAGTGATCGGCGGCGTCGAGCCGGCGACTGGCCGCAAACTGGGTCTGGCTGCGCTGGGCAGTGTCCCGGAAGACCTGACCATCATCGGCGCGCCGGGCTTCACCGGCACCAAAGCGGTGGCCAGCGAGTTCGCCTCGTTCGGCAAGCGCATCAAGGCCCGTGTGGTGCTGGACGGCAAAGACGTTTCGGTCGCTGACCAAGTCTTGTACAGCCAGGAACTGGGCGGCGCCGATCTCGGTTTCGACCGTTGCCTGGTGGTGCACAACATGCCGGCCGTGTACTCGAAAGCGGCGAAGAAAAACGTCTTCCTCGCGCCGTCCAGCCTGGCAATCGCCGCGCTGGCCAAGGTCAAGCAGTGGGAGAGCCCGGGCAACCAGGTGACCTACGCCGAAGACGTGTCTCGCGTTGTTGAATACAACATCCTCGACACCTCCACCGAAGGCGATCTGCTCAACCGCTACGGCGTGAGCTACTACGCCCGCACCGTGCTTGGCGGCTTCTCGCTGCTGGGCAACCGCTCGATCACCGGCAAGTTCATCAGCTATGTCGGCCTCGAAGATGCGATCAGCCGCAAGCTGGTCAAGGCCGGCCAGAAAGCCATGGCCAAGAACCTCACCAAGTCCTTTATGGATCAAGAGGTCAAGCGCATCAACGACTGGCTGCAAACCCTGGTCGCCGACGAAACCATTCCTGGCGGCAGCGTGTATCTGCACCCGGAACTCAACAGCGTCGAGAAGTACAAGAACGGCACCTGGTACGTGGTCATCGACTACGGCCGCTACGCGCCGAACGAACACATGGTTTATCAACTCAACGCCCGCGATGAAATCATCGAGCAGTTCCTGGAGGACGTTCTCTAA